Proteins encoded in a region of the Acidobacteriota bacterium genome:
- a CDS encoding tetratricopeptide repeat protein: MANVGVVLRERSATADAEVMTRRALALRRTTRGEDSPEVAQSLRTLGLILTDRRAFVEADRVLTDVVARSRRVYPPAHPRLAEALVAWGRLRQAQNAPAAAVPAFREAPGHQGIEDRTRRVADRGGAHVPGRGDMHTGDGRGSAGAHSRG; the protein is encoded by the coding sequence ATGGCGAACGTCGGCGTCGTCCTGCGGGAGCGAAGTGCGACCGCCGATGCCGAGGTCATGACGCGCCGGGCGCTCGCCCTGCGTCGCACGACGCGTGGCGAAGACAGCCCGGAAGTCGCCCAGTCACTCCGCACGCTTGGCCTGATCCTGACCGATCGCCGGGCGTTCGTGGAAGCCGATCGCGTACTCACGGACGTGGTGGCGCGATCGCGGCGCGTCTATCCGCCGGCGCATCCACGTCTGGCCGAAGCCCTCGTCGCGTGGGGGCGATTGCGCCAGGCGCAGAACGCCCCGGCCGCGGCGGTGCCGGCGTTTCGCGAGGCCCCTGGACATCAGGGAATCGAAGATCGGACCCGACGCGTGGCAGACCGCGGAGGCGCGCATGTTCCTGGGCGCGGCGACATGCACACCGGCGACGGCCGAGGAAGCGCTGGCGCTCATTCGCGCGGCTGA
- a CDS encoding PIN domain-containing protein, translated as MPAGKVFLDANILVYAQDKDSPAKRRRSREVIAALAVSGTGVISTQVIQEFYVAATRKLGVAPLAAKSVLHTFKVFEIVQTSPDLIEDAIDCSVLNRISFWDALIVAAAASSGCEVVYSEDLNPGQTIQGVRIENPLE; from the coding sequence ATGCCCGCAGGTAAGGTCTTTCTCGACGCCAACATCCTGGTCTACGCGCAGGACAAGGACTCGCCCGCGAAACGGCGTCGCAGCCGCGAGGTCATCGCCGCCTTGGCGGTGTCCGGCACCGGTGTGATCTCCACGCAAGTAATCCAGGAGTTTTACGTCGCCGCGACGCGCAAACTCGGCGTCGCGCCTCTGGCCGCAAAGAGCGTGCTGCACACGTTCAAGGTGTTCGAGATCGTCCAGACGTCACCTGACCTCATTGAAGACGCCATCGACTGCTCGGTCCTCAACCGAATCTCCTTCTGGGACGCGCTCATCGTCGCCGCTGCGGCGTCCAGCGGGTGCGAGGTGGTGTACAGCGAAGACCTGAATCCGGGGCAGACGAT
- a CDS encoding sigma-70 family RNA polymerase sigma factor, whose product MPEDTRRRPSDVTRILAEWQAGADGAFDRLLPIVYDELKSLARRQLRQRRTTHDTLGTTALVHEAYLKLVGHTPATMRDRQHFLSVAATAMRHILVDYARRRNAGKRGGGRLWPLEDADLAVDDHPIDVIAMHVAIGRLESIDPRLARLVDLRVFAGLSVEEAAALLDVSARTVKREWQKARTFLAGELGDPSGG is encoded by the coding sequence GTGCCAGAAGACACGAGGCGACGTCCTTCAGATGTCACGCGAATTCTCGCAGAGTGGCAGGCAGGAGCCGATGGCGCCTTCGACCGTCTCCTGCCCATCGTCTACGATGAACTAAAATCCCTGGCCCGCCGGCAACTTCGCCAGCGGCGCACCACGCACGACACGCTCGGCACGACCGCCCTCGTCCACGAGGCGTACTTGAAACTCGTCGGCCACACGCCGGCGACGATGCGCGATCGGCAGCATTTCCTGTCGGTGGCGGCCACAGCCATGCGCCACATTCTCGTGGACTACGCCAGGCGCCGGAACGCCGGCAAACGCGGCGGCGGCCGCCTCTGGCCGCTCGAGGACGCCGATCTCGCAGTGGACGACCACCCGATCGACGTCATCGCGATGCACGTCGCGATCGGCCGTCTCGAGTCCATTGACCCGCGACTGGCGCGTCTTGTCGATTTACGGGTGTTCGCCGGTCTGTCGGTCGAAGAGGCCGCCGCCCTGCTCGATGTGTCCGCCCGCACGGTCAAACGCGAGTGGCAGAAGGCCCGGACGTTCCTGGCCGGGGAACTGGGCGATCCGTCCGGAGGGTAA
- a CDS encoding serine/threonine protein kinase: MPHSSDDWRRIFDLFDRAADRPVEERDAWLERECRGDDPAILAAVRRMIENPTDLGDDRLVHHAAASVRHELEAMAEGDASGAGDIRLGPWRVIREIGRGGMGVVYLAERADGGFDQCAAVKCIRRGLDTDEVLARFLRERQILARLQHPGIARLIDGGADHLGRPYFVMEYVEGEPITTYCDRRGLSVEQRLRLFLAACVGVEFAHRNLVVHRDLKPSNIMVTADGAVKLLDFGIAKLLTGDGTEGADATGTGMAALTPAYAAPEQIRGEPATTATDVYGLGGVLYELLAGCRALDAPDESPLTLARTILERDPAAPSSRLTGAGRRRLRGELDAVVLTALRREPEARTGQWPRSAPTSIGTSTVCRCRCVARMCRCACASSCRVTGSASLPRASSASPSRPASSRRSGRRIRPPEPRAARRR, encoded by the coding sequence GTGCCGCATTCATCGGATGACTGGCGCCGGATCTTCGATCTCTTCGATCGTGCCGCCGACCGTCCCGTCGAAGAGCGCGACGCGTGGCTCGAACGCGAATGTCGCGGCGACGATCCGGCGATCCTCGCGGCCGTTCGCAGGATGATCGAGAACCCGACGGATCTGGGAGACGATCGGCTGGTCCATCACGCGGCGGCGAGCGTGCGTCATGAGCTTGAAGCGATGGCTGAGGGCGACGCGTCCGGCGCGGGCGACATCCGTCTTGGCCCGTGGCGCGTGATCAGGGAAATCGGCCGCGGCGGCATGGGTGTCGTCTATCTCGCGGAGCGCGCTGATGGCGGGTTCGACCAATGTGCCGCCGTCAAGTGCATCCGGCGTGGCCTGGATACCGACGAGGTGCTGGCGAGGTTTCTGCGCGAGCGCCAGATCCTGGCGCGACTGCAGCACCCCGGTATCGCGCGCCTTATCGACGGCGGTGCCGACCATCTAGGCCGGCCCTATTTCGTCATGGAGTATGTGGAGGGCGAGCCCATCACCACGTACTGCGACCGCCGCGGTCTCTCGGTGGAGCAACGCCTCCGGCTGTTTCTCGCCGCGTGTGTCGGTGTGGAGTTCGCCCACCGCAATCTCGTCGTGCATCGCGACCTGAAACCGTCGAACATCATGGTCACGGCCGACGGTGCGGTGAAGTTGCTCGACTTCGGCATCGCCAAGTTGCTGACCGGCGATGGGACCGAGGGGGCGGACGCAACCGGCACGGGGATGGCCGCGCTGACCCCGGCCTACGCCGCGCCCGAACAGATTCGCGGCGAGCCGGCGACGACCGCGACAGACGTGTACGGCCTCGGCGGCGTGTTGTACGAGTTGCTCGCAGGTTGCCGCGCCCTCGACGCGCCCGACGAGAGTCCGCTCACGCTGGCGCGCACCATCCTCGAACGGGATCCGGCTGCGCCGTCGTCGCGACTCACGGGCGCTGGGCGCCGGCGGCTCCGCGGTGAGCTCGATGCGGTGGTCCTGACGGCGCTTCGACGCGAGCCGGAGGCGCGTACGGGTCAGTGGCCGCGCTCTGCGCCGACATCAATCGGCACCTCGACGGTCTGCCGGTGCAGGTGCGTCGCGCGCATGTGTCGTTGCGCATGCGCAAGTTCGTGTCGCGTCACTGGATCGGCGTCTCTGCCACGGGCCTCGTCTGCCTCGCCATCGCGGCCGGCATCGTCGCGACGCTCTGGCAGGCGAATCAGGCCGCCCGAGCCGCGAGCCGCGCGGAGGCGGTGA